The following are encoded in a window of Syntrophorhabdaceae bacterium genomic DNA:
- a CDS encoding PDZ domain-containing protein, giving the protein MPIVAVLAVACFLSPFPFGGGKAVYGETSFFDRVFAGTDKSEKAAARVKYEDFMSSPNMKKYTRINHTFSRDGNWMVAKMARSPKPGTTVDDFELWRFDGKENGFVRHPLDRDIRESMRAMTVSPDGNCIAVCNCPWDGKGLIDTSKARVSIVQTSDGKIIRTFPVYMSSTAMQIMPDNKTLVGTTYRRRDEGGRQVMDSVTEAYSITTGKKIPVPAMHDSCHGKESVLQQLKLSDRYLGAWCSNGTAWLFDAKNFSLVRNLDKAEGLYLNRDGSLAAVWGGLRGQFKILDTTTWKEMKTPPGFAVGGLAIAFGPDNSILKAWSNCLEEYVILKGKKLVHVQEKRFASQKAGPSVVFVQQAGAWYALVDKKVYTMKAATPEMIRAAAALDEGRELLAAGFHSAAVRKIEEAINLSPLQQDLQHSKAYADFWTRGLPLKDVGSLLLFHKDILLKAEKRSWIGFGVDKGEGGIIVTSVNPEGPAARSGLRKGDIIKLFNVRPAASVDDVSTRDIPIGSEVTYVVQREGRQIRLSARTIAGFVDNTNLAIALRRLMEYGMLAVNTGHPQLALEVAEEVMKLKKQYPLAMKWNTAAKISPALKALVMAGAAADAKTYDYLLEQGGLMPEGSNFVSFYITDFPDLWAPLYADRKKLAYILKLDEAKLPKSPKTRGFSSQPYPDLAGRLLTPVAAPKRLDAEASPAPTVKQQQGTPSRPSNPRVLD; this is encoded by the coding sequence TTGCCAATCGTTGCCGTGCTGGCGGTTGCCTGTTTCCTGTCGCCATTCCCCTTTGGGGGAGGAAAGGCCGTCTATGGGGAGACATCGTTCTTCGACCGGGTTTTCGCGGGGACGGATAAATCAGAGAAGGCGGCCGCTCGCGTGAAATATGAAGATTTCATGTCCTCCCCGAACATGAAAAAATATACGAGGATCAACCACACCTTCAGCAGGGACGGCAATTGGATGGTGGCGAAAATGGCGCGATCGCCCAAACCCGGAACAACCGTTGATGACTTCGAACTCTGGAGATTCGACGGAAAAGAGAACGGTTTTGTCAGACATCCCCTGGACCGCGATATTCGCGAATCGATGCGGGCGATGACCGTCTCCCCGGACGGCAATTGCATCGCCGTTTGCAATTGCCCCTGGGACGGGAAAGGGTTGATAGACACTTCAAAAGCGCGTGTATCCATCGTGCAGACAAGCGACGGAAAGATCATCCGGACGTTTCCCGTCTACATGTCCAGCACGGCCATGCAGATCATGCCGGACAACAAGACCCTGGTAGGGACAACCTATCGTCGCCGGGACGAGGGAGGCAGACAGGTCATGGATAGCGTAACGGAGGCATACTCCATCACAACGGGGAAAAAGATCCCCGTGCCCGCCATGCACGACAGCTGCCACGGGAAAGAGAGCGTCCTGCAGCAGTTGAAACTGTCCGATCGCTATCTGGGGGCGTGGTGCTCGAACGGAACGGCATGGCTCTTCGACGCGAAGAATTTTTCGCTGGTCCGCAACCTGGACAAGGCAGAAGGGCTGTATCTCAATCGCGACGGTTCGCTTGCGGCCGTATGGGGAGGGTTACGCGGACAATTCAAGATTCTCGATACGACCACCTGGAAGGAGATGAAAACACCTCCCGGATTCGCCGTGGGGGGCCTAGCCATTGCCTTCGGCCCGGACAACAGCATCCTGAAAGCCTGGAGCAATTGCCTGGAAGAATACGTGATTCTCAAAGGGAAAAAGCTTGTTCACGTTCAGGAAAAACGGTTTGCCAGCCAAAAAGCAGGACCCTCTGTGGTCTTCGTTCAGCAGGCCGGCGCCTGGTACGCCCTGGTTGACAAAAAGGTGTACACAATGAAGGCGGCCACCCCGGAAATGATTCGGGCAGCTGCAGCATTGGACGAGGGAAGAGAGCTTCTCGCCGCCGGGTTCCATTCGGCGGCAGTCCGGAAGATTGAGGAAGCCATAAACCTCTCTCCTCTGCAACAGGATTTACAGCACTCAAAGGCGTATGCCGATTTCTGGACGCGGGGTCTGCCCCTCAAGGACGTCGGCTCGTTGCTTCTCTTCCATAAAGACATCCTCCTGAAGGCAGAAAAAAGATCTTGGATCGGATTCGGCGTCGACAAAGGCGAGGGAGGAATCATTGTGACGTCCGTAAATCCCGAAGGGCCGGCAGCAAGATCGGGGCTCCGGAAAGGAGACATCATCAAGCTTTTCAACGTCAGACCCGCAGCTTCCGTGGACGACGTCTCTACCCGCGACATCCCTATCGGCAGTGAGGTCACCTATGTCGTCCAGCGTGAAGGCAGGCAGATCCGGCTTTCAGCCCGCACGATCGCCGGATTTGTTGACAATACAAACCTCGCGATAGCACTCCGGCGTCTGATGGAATACGGAATGCTGGCTGTCAATACGGGGCATCCTCAACTGGCGCTCGAGGTTGCGGAGGAGGTCATGAAGCTGAAGAAGCAATACCCGCTTGCAATGAAATGGAACACTGCCGCCAAGATCTCCCCGGCCCTGAAGGCGCTGGTCATGGCCGGCGCCGCGGCGGATGCCAAAACCTATGACTACCTCCTGGAGCAGGGGGGGCTAATGCCTGAGGGAAGCAATTTCGTGTCATTCTACATTACGGATTTCCCCGACTTGTGGGCGCCCCTGTATGCGGATCGGAAGAAACTGGCCTATATCCTGAAGCTGGATGAGGCCAAACTTCCGAAATCGCCGAAGACGAGGGGTTTCTCATCTCAGCCCTATCCCGATCTGGCGGGCAGGCTTTTAACCCCTGTTGCCGCGCCGAAGAGGCTGGACGCTGAAGCATCACCCGCTCCAACGGTGAAACAGCAGCAAGGGACGCCTTCGCGACCGTCCAACCCCCGGGTCCTTGATTGA
- a CDS encoding AAA family ATPase, producing the protein MIERPFWISRIEEAWKEASIVWLAGVRRAGKTTLVQSLGEDRILYVNCDLPVASSMTADPELFFRDCGRPVVVFDEIHRLPDPSMVLKIGADLFPDLKIIATGSSTLAASRKFKDTLTGRKRVVRLTPVLWDELPAFNAPLSRRLYHGGLPQTLLAESKPMSFYREWMDSFFARDIQQLFAFRDPGKFNMLFEYLLKQSGGQFEITRTAGALGISRPTVADHLRALETTQAVTIVRPFHGRGQKEIIKMPKVYGFDTGFVAFARGWDPLRQDEHGVLWEHIVLEYLQGHVYDGDILYWRMADDREVDFVIPRRRDEVDAIECKWSPDQFNAAGLSLFRNWYPKGKNYIISPISTPGYAKRVSGMEVYICSPAGWCEKYRHSGGSSK; encoded by the coding sequence ATGATAGAACGACCTTTCTGGATAAGCCGCATAGAGGAGGCATGGAAAGAGGCATCCATTGTCTGGCTGGCCGGTGTGAGACGAGCGGGGAAAACGACGCTTGTCCAGAGCCTTGGGGAAGACCGGATACTCTATGTAAACTGTGATCTGCCTGTGGCGTCCAGCATGACGGCCGACCCGGAGCTGTTTTTCCGGGACTGCGGCCGACCCGTAGTCGTCTTTGATGAGATCCACCGGCTTCCCGATCCGAGTATGGTGCTCAAGATAGGTGCCGATCTCTTTCCTGATCTGAAGATCATTGCCACAGGCTCGTCGACATTGGCCGCGAGCAGGAAATTCAAGGATACCCTGACGGGCAGGAAGCGTGTTGTTCGTCTTACACCTGTCTTGTGGGACGAGCTTCCGGCATTCAACGCACCTCTCTCCCGGCGGCTTTATCACGGGGGTTTGCCCCAAACCCTTCTGGCGGAATCGAAACCGATGTCGTTCTACCGCGAGTGGATGGATTCATTTTTTGCCCGTGATATCCAGCAGCTTTTTGCCTTCCGCGATCCCGGGAAATTCAACATGCTTTTTGAGTATCTCCTGAAGCAAAGCGGTGGGCAATTTGAGATCACAAGGACCGCGGGTGCGCTGGGGATAAGCCGTCCCACGGTGGCCGACCACCTGAGGGCTCTGGAAACGACCCAGGCCGTGACCATCGTTCGTCCTTTCCACGGAAGAGGACAGAAAGAGATAATCAAGATGCCCAAAGTCTATGGTTTTGACACGGGTTTTGTGGCTTTTGCAAGGGGTTGGGACCCGTTGCGTCAGGACGAACACGGCGTTCTGTGGGAGCATATTGTGCTTGAGTATCTCCAGGGCCACGTCTACGATGGGGATATATTGTACTGGCGGATGGCGGATGACCGGGAAGTGGATTTCGTGATTCCCCGCAGGAGAGATGAAGTGGATGCCATTGAATGCAAGTGGTCCCCGGACCAGTTCAATGCCGCCGGCCTCTCGTTGTTCCGGAACTGGTATCCAAAAGGAAAGAACTATATAATCTCTCCCATTTCCACCCCCGGCTACGCAAAGCGCGTCTCTGGCATGGAGGTCTATATCTGCAGCCCTGCGGGTTGGTGCGAGAAGTATCGTCATTCTGGCGGTTCGTCGAAATAG
- a CDS encoding AbrB/MazE/SpoVT family DNA-binding domain-containing protein has translation MPFARVLRKGQMTLPKKVRDVLKVSEGDVIDFEITGSAVIMRHKVLVEKGKSEFLANLSRMHEKTGDVDPAIVEKAIEDVIRDVRKQARTRKK, from the coding sequence ATGCCGTTCGCGAGAGTTCTGAGAAAAGGGCAGATGACTCTTCCCAAGAAAGTGAGGGACGTTCTGAAGGTCAGCGAAGGCGATGTCATCGATTTCGAGATTACCGGGTCAGCGGTGATCATGAGGCACAAGGTCCTTGTCGAAAAGGGAAAGAGCGAGTTCCTCGCCAATCTCAGCAGAATGCACGAGAAGACAGGGGACGTCGATCCCGCAATTGTAGAAAAGGCGATTGAAGACGTGATCCGTGATGTCAGAAAGCAGGCGAGGACAAGGAAGAAGTGA
- a CDS encoding HigA family addiction module antitoxin, with amino-acid sequence MVTRKPTHPGNVLLEDVMKPLGITITEAAKGLGISRKTLSEIVNGRAALTPEMAVRIGKATSTSPQSWLAMQTKLDLWLAMQKEPKDVVQFKSSNAVNE; translated from the coding sequence ATGGTTACCAGAAAACCAACACATCCCGGAAACGTCCTCCTGGAGGACGTAATGAAGCCGCTCGGGATTACCATAACCGAAGCCGCGAAGGGTCTTGGTATTTCGCGCAAGACTCTGTCTGAAATAGTCAACGGCAGAGCGGCATTAACTCCGGAAATGGCGGTACGGATCGGAAAAGCCACAAGTACGTCACCTCAGAGCTGGCTTGCGATGCAAACGAAGCTGGATCTCTGGCTTGCGATGCAGAAAGAGCCAAAGGATGTTGTCCAGTTCAAGAGCTCGAATGCGGTGAATGAGTGA
- a CDS encoding type II toxin-antitoxin system RelE/ParE family toxin: MIKSFKHKGLKLFFETGNKKGIIPGHADKLARILDRLDASMSPVDMNLPAYKLHKLIGQEDGVWSVWVNGNWRVTFQFEGDDAVLIDYRDYH, encoded by the coding sequence ATGATCAAATCCTTTAAGCATAAGGGATTGAAGCTGTTCTTTGAAACCGGCAACAAGAAGGGTATCATTCCCGGTCATGCGGACAAACTGGCCAGGATCCTCGACCGGCTTGATGCGTCAATGTCTCCGGTTGACATGAACTTGCCCGCATACAAACTGCACAAGCTGATCGGGCAGGAAGACGGTGTCTGGTCGGTTTGGGTGAACGGAAACTGGCGCGTCACCTTTCAATTCGAAGGAGACGATGCTGTCCTGATCGACTATCGGGATTATCATTAA